From one Eptesicus fuscus isolate TK198812 chromosome 21, DD_ASM_mEF_20220401, whole genome shotgun sequence genomic stretch:
- the LOC129147791 gene encoding zinc finger protein 665-like produces the protein MLFRHVGSNSLDDHQALHTGKRPYEHSECGKAFTSSCALHYDQRVHTGERPYEYNECGKSLPDGSKLHCHEKVHSGGKPYKCSECGKSYSNSTKLCGHQRVDNGERPRPYHFSDCGKFFTSKTNFHSLQRVQTGENPYKCNECGKSFTRSTGLQYHQRVHTGEKPYQCSECGKTFTGTSGLQYHQRVHSGEKPYQCSECGKSFITKTHLCRHQRVHTGEKAYKCSDCGKSFTTFTDLCHHQRVHTGEKPYKCSHCGKAYTSSTKLFRHQRVHTGERLYHCSECGKSFITTTKLCHHQRVHTGEKPYKCSECGKSFTTNTNLRSHQRVHTGEKPYKCSDCGTSFTWSSDLRRHQRVHTGENPYKCSECGKSFTSSTRLKYHQRVHTGEKPYQCSECGKCFTCSTNLHTHQRVHTAEKPYKCSECGKSFTWSANLRTHQRVHTGEQPYKCSECGKSFTSSNSLQSHQRAHNGESRYECN, from the coding sequence ATCACCAAGCTTTGCACACTGGAAAAAGGCCTTATGAGCacagtgaatgtggaaaagctTTTACCAGTAGCTGTGCTCTCCATTAtgatcagagagttcacacaggagaaaggccttatgagtacAATGAGTGTGGGAAATCTTTACCTGATGGCAGTAAGCTTCATTGTCATGAGAAGGTTCACTCTGGAGGGAAGCCTTATAAGTGTAGTGAGTGTGGGAAAAGTTACAGCAATAGCACTAAACTTTGTGGCCATCAGAGAGTGGACAATGGAGAAAGGCCAAGGCCTTATCACTTCAGTGACTGTGGGAAATTCTTTACTAGTAAGACCAACTTTCATAGTCTTCAGAGAGTTCAGACAGGAGAAAATCCttataaatgcaatgaatgtggaaaGTCCTTTACAAGGAGCACtggtctccaatatcatcagagagttcacacaggagaaaagccttatcaatgcagtgaatgCGGGAAAACTTTTACAGGTACAAGtggtctccaatatcatcagagagttcactctggagaaaagccttatcaatgcagtgaatgtgggaaatcctttATCACTAAGACCCACCTTTGTagacatcagagagttcatacaggagaaaaggcttataaatgcagtgattgtgggaaatcttttaccacatTCACTGACCTTTGTCATCATcagcgagttcacactggagaaaagccttataaatgtagtcaCTGTGGGAAAGCTTACACCAGTAGCACTAAACTTTTTCGTCACCAGAGagtgcacactggagaaaggcttTACcactgcagtgaatgtgggaaatcttttatcacTACCACTAAACTTTgtcatcatcagagagttcatacgggagaaaagccttataaatgcagtgaatgcgggaaatcttttaccactaaCACCAATCTTCgtagtcatcagagagttcatacaggagaaaagccttataaatgcagtgactgTGGAACGTCTTTTACCTGGAGCAGTGATCTTCGTCGTCACcagagagttcatacaggagaaaatccttataaatgcagtgaatgtggaaagtcttTTACAAGTAGCACTCGTCTcaaatatcatcagagagttcacacaggagaaaagccttatcaatgcagtgaatgtgggaaatgtttTACCTGTAGTACTAACCTTCATactcatcagagagttcacactgcagaaaagccttataaatgcagtgaatgtgggaaatcttttacctggAGCGCTAACCTTCGTactcatcagagagttcacactggagaacagccttataaatgcagtgaatgtgggaaatcttttacaagTAGCAACAGTCTTCAGTCTCACCAGAGAGCTCACAATGGAGAAAGCCGTTATGAGTGCAATTAA